A single genomic interval of Metasolibacillus fluoroglycofenilyticus harbors:
- a CDS encoding ABC transporter permease, with translation MMERLYNPVFVKELKLRFRSFKSFSGLMFYLAVLVIFIAGFLLITTGFTGKGFFRPDTSFAMFAVLTIIQMALVLFITPSLTAGAISSEREKQTLNILLTTTQSSTQIVVGKLLSSVSFLVLMLIAGLPLYSLVFLFGGVSPSQIASIFLFYLLTVIAVGSIGVMFSTITKKTIVAMIATYGSIIFLGGITAFFFFVTIAFSQMMVPTGTSSSFMAYLWAAINPGALILTLIEPEMGRQLAELSGIKLPVWVTYLIFYSVIILFTLTVAIKKLRANMKSNR, from the coding sequence GTGATGGAACGCTTATATAATCCAGTATTTGTAAAGGAGCTGAAGTTGCGCTTCCGTTCCTTTAAAAGCTTCTCAGGTTTAATGTTTTATTTGGCAGTATTAGTGATTTTTATTGCAGGCTTCCTATTAATTACAACAGGCTTTACAGGCAAGGGCTTCTTCAGACCTGACACGAGCTTTGCGATGTTTGCCGTGCTAACAATTATTCAAATGGCACTTGTTTTATTTATTACACCGAGCTTAACAGCAGGTGCAATTAGCAGTGAACGAGAAAAGCAAACATTAAATATTTTATTAACGACAACACAAAGCTCCACGCAAATTGTAGTAGGTAAATTATTATCATCAGTGTCGTTTCTTGTATTAATGCTTATTGCAGGCTTGCCTTTATATAGCTTAGTTTTCTTATTTGGTGGTGTCTCGCCATCGCAAATTGCATCTATCTTTTTATTTTATTTATTAACAGTTATAGCAGTTGGTAGTATCGGCGTGATGTTTTCGACAATTACGAAAAAAACAATTGTCGCGATGATTGCTACATATGGCTCCATTATTTTTTTAGGAGGCATAACAGCATTTTTCTTCTTCGTCACGATTGCGTTTAGTCAAATGATGGTCCCGACAGGCACATCGAGCTCCTTTATGGCTTATTTATGGGCAGCAATTAATCCGGGTGCTTTAATACTAACATTAATTGAGCCAGAAATGGGCAGACAATTAGCGGAGTTGTCAGGCATTAAGCTACCTGTTTGGGTAACGTATTTAATTTTTTATAGTGTGATTATTTTATTTACTTTAACGGTTGCAATCAAAAAATTGCGTGCCAATATGAAGAGCAATCGATAA
- a CDS encoding LysR family transcriptional regulator, which translates to MTATEAEIIKILAEERNMRKAAERLFLTQPALSQRLQSIEKDWGIQLFLRSPKGLSPTPAGELVIQYAIDSIAKREEIFEMIQALNSKVHGTLKIACASIVGQNWLPKVLKDFVTQYPDAKISLMTGWSSEIVKALYEGEAHVGIVRGQVDWKGKKLHLFRDMMYFVDTEITNLKEIETTDRPFIQFKSDSNYYQEIQQWWQRHFHSNPRHQIVVDQIETCKQMVMNGIGYAILPSITLNGAEHMNKMPLTNTENDLGLTRDTWLIGYESSFELRQVAAFVEVVQDHARCLYEYK; encoded by the coding sequence ATGACCGCGACGGAGGCTGAAATTATTAAAATATTAGCGGAGGAGCGCAATATGAGAAAAGCGGCAGAGCGTTTATTTTTAACGCAGCCAGCACTATCTCAAAGACTACAGTCGATTGAAAAAGATTGGGGCATACAGCTATTTTTGCGTTCTCCAAAAGGCTTATCCCCGACACCGGCTGGTGAGCTTGTTATTCAATATGCGATTGATTCAATTGCCAAGCGAGAGGAAATTTTCGAAATGATTCAGGCACTAAATTCGAAAGTCCATGGTACGTTAAAAATTGCTTGTGCATCTATTGTAGGGCAAAATTGGCTACCGAAAGTGTTGAAGGATTTTGTCACTCAATATCCAGATGCGAAAATTTCGTTAATGACAGGTTGGAGCTCAGAAATTGTGAAGGCACTTTATGAGGGCGAGGCACATGTTGGCATTGTACGGGGGCAAGTTGATTGGAAGGGCAAAAAACTGCATTTATTCCGGGATATGATGTATTTTGTGGATACTGAGATTACGAACTTAAAGGAAATTGAAACGACAGACCGCCCATTCATTCAATTTAAAAGTGACTCAAATTACTATCAGGAAATTCAGCAATGGTGGCAGCGACATTTTCATTCCAATCCCCGCCATCAAATTGTCGTCGACCAAATTGAAACATGCAAGCAAATGGTAATGAACGGTATTGGTTACGCAATATTGCCATCCATTACACTGAATGGCGCGGAGCATATGAACAAAATGCCGTTAACAAATACAGAAAACGATTTAGGGCTAACACGAGATACATGGTTGATTGGCTATGAATCTTCCTTTGAGTTGCGCCAAGTAGCTGCATTTGTAGAAGTCGTGCAAGACCATGCAAGATGCTTATATGAATATAAGTGA
- the fadH gene encoding 2,4-dienoyl-CoA reductase, producing MLQHKTIIITGGSSGMGLAMAKQFVQDGANVIITGRDVERLTKAKEEIKSFGDTIEIFQMDVREPEHVKAMLSFSIEKFGQVDGLVNNAAGNFLVRAENLSPNGWKAVIDIVLNGTFYCSSELGRYWIENNIKGSILNMVATYAWGAGAGVIHSAAAKAGVLSLTRSLAVEWGGQYGIRVNAIAPGPIERTGGADKLWESEEQARRTIESVPLKRLGTPEEIANLATFILSDKAAYMNGECVTLDGGAWLNQFPF from the coding sequence ATGTTACAGCATAAAACAATTATTATTACAGGTGGCTCTAGTGGGATGGGGCTAGCTATGGCAAAGCAATTTGTACAAGATGGGGCAAATGTCATTATTACAGGACGAGATGTAGAGCGCTTAACAAAGGCAAAGGAAGAAATAAAAAGCTTTGGCGACACTATCGAAATATTTCAAATGGATGTTCGCGAGCCGGAGCATGTGAAGGCAATGTTGTCCTTCTCAATTGAAAAATTTGGACAGGTAGATGGACTTGTTAATAATGCGGCGGGGAATTTTTTAGTGAGAGCTGAAAATTTATCACCAAATGGCTGGAAGGCAGTAATCGATATTGTATTAAATGGTACTTTTTATTGTTCCTCTGAGCTAGGTCGCTACTGGATTGAAAATAATATTAAAGGTTCCATTCTAAATATGGTTGCAACATACGCATGGGGAGCAGGTGCAGGGGTTATTCATTCCGCTGCTGCTAAAGCAGGTGTCTTATCATTGACGCGCTCTCTAGCAGTTGAATGGGGGGGACAATATGGCATTCGCGTAAATGCCATTGCCCCAGGACCAATTGAACGCACGGGTGGAGCTGATAAGCTTTGGGAATCGGAGGAGCAAGCACGACGTACAATTGAATCTGTACCATTAAAACGTCTTGGCACGCCAGAAGAAATTGCTAATTTAGCGACATTTATATTATCTGATAAAGCAGCGTACATGAACGGTGAATGTGTCACTTTAGATGGTGGCGCGTGGTTAAATCAATTTCCGTTTTAG
- a CDS encoding DUF7408 domain-containing protein: MRRVKIAAYILVVMLMVSLFLPAGQASAAPALEVDAKAGINGKAKHMQPAPLYVTVKNTGDDFNGDMVVNASYSYEAASALVIPISIASGEEKTFELYLNGLSDYSYSEEEIFTFFEGGIEKDKKIKYKGTKRLQTNFLDPMSTFVFTVTDSSDRLSEYLKLSQFSPNYQTEVIHLNQIKGYTLPEDALGLAMANIIVLDEVSVADLSQKQQQALLKWVQDGGTLVIGAMEQINTAAGIFQDYLPLTLSNEMLTVSAETLSTLSNGGTFTDSIQAYANTLNNDSTAVLADEGTVLAARKKVGSGEVIQTAFSLGDQPLASMDGYAALTAKMLNIQKFSNYNSGMYYQSPFEQIMYDLRSVNELFPSFEVSMGFTLIVIVIYIILIGPILYFILRKLDKREHAWWVIPVISVVVSIALFIIGAQGRIMQPQVQQSAVYKVNEDNSLNGYYIESILTNRSGDFVVNANNNTTAIAMRNYGGGFAGGRSGNLYENSYIKEHADGTTLTMRNLSYWSVQSFMGTTTAQDVGKMDIDLTLKNEKITGTIKNNFPFDLKDVMLHSGLKVVNLGDIEANGTLTVDKDVKLTTLQKPTYYNRYNYTYPTAKEDIDPIRIERLQAMTSTVTEQEEQPIISAWAEQALVGVELETGANMSTISYFVQPFEGKVELSGPFTIKQSNLNYELLPLAVNGYYELYDKQVNKWYLSDGTYELIVSLPHNFMQHIERLDEIHIANKDTINMKLTVWNNSTNAYEPLEEARTAITANADDYINEFGEIRLELAFSTNQGALETTLPNVELKGVAK; encoded by the coding sequence TTGAGACGTGTAAAAATAGCGGCATACATACTCGTAGTGATGCTGATGGTTAGCTTGTTTTTACCAGCTGGACAAGCTAGCGCGGCACCAGCTTTAGAGGTGGATGCGAAGGCAGGCATTAACGGTAAGGCGAAGCATATGCAGCCTGCACCTTTATATGTAACAGTTAAAAATACTGGAGATGATTTCAATGGGGATATGGTTGTCAATGCGTCGTATTCCTATGAAGCAGCCTCAGCCCTTGTTATCCCTATTTCGATAGCAAGTGGTGAGGAAAAAACATTTGAATTATATTTGAATGGCTTATCAGATTATAGTTATTCAGAGGAAGAAATATTCACCTTTTTTGAAGGCGGGATTGAAAAGGATAAGAAAATAAAATATAAAGGGACAAAGCGACTACAAACGAATTTTTTAGACCCGATGTCGACATTTGTTTTTACTGTAACGGATAGCAGTGATCGCTTAAGTGAATATTTAAAACTATCGCAATTTTCACCAAACTATCAAACGGAAGTAATACATTTGAATCAAATCAAAGGGTATACATTGCCTGAGGATGCATTGGGCTTAGCGATGGCTAATATTATTGTCTTGGATGAAGTGTCCGTTGCAGATTTATCACAAAAGCAGCAGCAAGCATTGTTGAAATGGGTGCAGGATGGCGGCACACTTGTGATTGGTGCGATGGAGCAAATAAATACGGCTGCAGGCATTTTTCAAGATTATTTGCCATTAACATTATCGAATGAAATGCTGACGGTTTCGGCAGAGACATTGTCAACATTATCAAATGGTGGAACTTTTACAGATTCAATTCAAGCATATGCAAATACTCTAAATAATGATAGTACTGCTGTGCTTGCGGATGAAGGAACAGTTTTAGCTGCTAGGAAAAAAGTCGGTAGTGGTGAAGTAATTCAAACAGCATTTTCATTAGGAGACCAACCGCTTGCATCGATGGATGGTTACGCAGCATTAACAGCGAAAATGTTAAACATTCAGAAGTTTTCTAATTATAATTCGGGAATGTATTATCAATCACCATTTGAACAAATTATGTATGACTTACGCTCAGTGAATGAATTATTCCCATCATTTGAGGTTTCAATGGGCTTCACATTGATTGTCATTGTTATTTATATTATTTTAATTGGGCCTATTCTTTACTTTATTTTAAGAAAATTAGATAAGCGTGAACATGCTTGGTGGGTTATTCCTGTCATATCTGTTGTTGTGTCAATTGCGCTCTTCATTATAGGGGCACAGGGACGTATTATGCAGCCGCAAGTACAGCAATCTGCCGTTTATAAAGTAAACGAGGATAATAGTTTAAATGGTTACTATATCGAATCCATCTTAACAAATCGTAGCGGTGATTTTGTCGTCAATGCAAATAATAATACAACGGCAATTGCTATGCGCAATTATGGTGGTGGCTTTGCAGGTGGTCGTTCAGGTAATTTATATGAAAACTCGTATATTAAGGAACACGCAGATGGTACGACGTTAACAATGCGCAATTTAAGCTATTGGTCTGTACAATCATTTATGGGTACAACAACTGCGCAAGATGTTGGGAAAATGGATATTGATTTAACTTTAAAAAATGAAAAAATTACAGGGACAATTAAAAATAACTTCCCATTTGATTTAAAGGATGTCATGCTACATTCGGGCTTAAAGGTAGTAAATTTAGGTGATATTGAAGCGAATGGTACGCTTACTGTCGACAAAGATGTGAAATTAACAACATTGCAAAAGCCGACCTACTACAACCGATATAATTATACTTATCCAACAGCGAAAGAGGATATAGACCCTATTCGAATTGAGCGTTTACAAGCGATGACAAGTACTGTAACTGAACAAGAGGAGCAACCAATCATTAGCGCATGGGCAGAGCAAGCACTTGTAGGTGTTGAGCTTGAGACTGGTGCTAATATGTCGACGATTTCTTATTTCGTACAGCCCTTTGAAGGTAAAGTAGAGTTATCAGGACCATTTACAATAAAGCAAAGTAACTTAAATTATGAGCTACTTCCTCTAGCGGTAAATGGCTATTACGAGCTATATGATAAACAAGTGAATAAATGGTATTTATCTGATGGTACGTATGAGTTAATCGTTTCATTGCCACATAATTTTATGCAGCATATTGAGCGACTAGATGAAATTCATATTGCTAATAAAGATACGATTAATATGAAGCTAACGGTTTGGAATAACAGCACAAATGCCTATGAGCCTTTGGAAGAAGCGCGCACGGCAATAACAGCCAATGCTGACGATTACATTAATGAATTTGGTGAAATTCGTTTAGAGCTTGCATTTTCAACAAATCAGGGGGCACTTGAAACGACATTACCGAATGTTGAGCTGAAAGGAGTGGCGAAATAA
- a CDS encoding ABC transporter ATP-binding protein — translation MIEIQNLTKKYGSFIALDQLNLSLAEGTVFGFVGANGAGKSTTFSILATLLSPTSGDAIINGKSVVKEPKEVRKQIGYMPDFFGVYDQLKVDEYLDFYGASYGIQVAERALLIPQLLELVNLTSKRYEYVDLLSRGMKQRLCLARALIHDPKVLILDEPASGLDPRARVEMRDILRNLKTMGKTILISSHILPELAEMCDEIGVIDNGKLIAHGNVATIQAQLQGEKRIVVKVTGRLNEVRAFLEEDPQISTIDIIESKLELEFNYRGTDAEQVALLKKAILADLPIYALTEEEKDLEDVFMAITKGADAE, via the coding sequence ATGATTGAAATTCAAAATTTGACGAAAAAATACGGCTCCTTTATCGCTTTAGATCAATTAAATTTGTCATTAGCAGAGGGAACCGTGTTCGGTTTTGTAGGCGCAAATGGCGCAGGTAAATCAACAACCTTCTCCATTTTAGCAACATTGCTTTCACCGACTTCGGGAGATGCTATTATTAATGGAAAGAGCGTCGTAAAGGAGCCGAAGGAGGTGCGTAAGCAAATTGGCTATATGCCAGACTTTTTTGGTGTATATGACCAGTTAAAGGTAGATGAATATTTAGACTTTTATGGTGCAAGCTACGGCATTCAAGTAGCGGAGCGCGCGCTGTTAATTCCACAGCTATTAGAGCTAGTCAATTTAACGAGCAAGCGCTATGAATATGTTGACTTATTATCGCGTGGTATGAAGCAGCGATTATGTTTAGCAAGAGCCTTAATTCATGACCCTAAGGTGCTTATTTTAGATGAACCGGCATCTGGACTAGACCCACGTGCAAGAGTGGAAATGCGCGATATTTTGCGCAATTTAAAAACGATGGGGAAGACAATTTTAATTTCCTCGCATATCTTACCTGAGCTGGCGGAAATGTGTGATGAAATCGGTGTAATTGATAATGGGAAGCTGATTGCACATGGAAATGTAGCGACAATTCAAGCGCAGCTACAGGGTGAAAAGCGCATTGTGGTAAAAGTGACGGGCCGTTTAAATGAAGTGCGTGCTTTTTTAGAGGAAGACCCGCAAATATCTACAATTGATATTATTGAAAGTAAGCTGGAACTTGAATTTAATTACCGAGGAACTGATGCGGAGCAGGTAGCATTGCTAAAGAAGGCAATTTTAGCGGATTTACCGATTTATGCTTTAACGGAAGAAGAAAAAGACTTGGAGGATGTCTTCATGGCAATTACGAAAGGGGCGGATGCAGAGTGA
- the cbpB gene encoding cyclic-di-AMP-binding protein CbpB, protein MISINNKAILEMPIAELVIPAEKVAHVQSGNSAEHALLVLTKTGYSSVPVLDVKYRLQGLLSTKMITEEILGLERIEYDRLGSIRVEDVMDQDVAYLKITDTFRRALDLVINHAFLCVIEEDGTFAGIMTRRVILKQLKKHIYSSEI, encoded by the coding sequence ATGATTTCAATTAATAATAAAGCTATACTTGAGATGCCAATTGCTGAATTAGTCATTCCGGCGGAAAAGGTTGCGCATGTTCAAAGTGGCAACAGTGCAGAGCATGCCCTGTTAGTTTTGACAAAAACAGGTTATTCATCGGTGCCAGTGTTAGATGTGAAATACCGATTACAAGGTTTGCTTAGTACGAAAATGATTACAGAGGAAATTTTGGGACTAGAGCGTATTGAATATGATCGACTTGGGTCAATTCGAGTAGAGGATGTCATGGATCAAGACGTTGCCTATTTAAAAATAACGGATACATTTCGACGAGCATTAGATTTAGTAATTAACCATGCTTTTCTATGTGTAATAGAGGAAGATGGGACATTTGCCGGCATTATGACGCGCCGAGTTATTTTAAAACAATTAAAAAAACATATCTATTCAAGTGAAATATAG
- a CDS encoding short-chain dehydrogenase gives MGMWLYPAIFVGVLLLAWSYYATVRIAKETERQSTIEDTPINEAIKDHPFLLNPIIVMYFIMNLFLGIIIFYYWATTGSY, from the coding sequence TTGGGCATGTGGCTTTATCCAGCTATTTTTGTCGGTGTACTCTTGCTTGCTTGGAGTTATTATGCAACGGTGCGTATTGCAAAAGAAACGGAAAGACAGTCTACTATTGAAGACACGCCAATAAATGAGGCAATAAAAGACCATCCATTTCTTTTAAATCCGATTATCGTTATGTATTTTATTATGAACCTGTTTCTAGGCATTATTATATTTTATTACTGGGCAACTACTGGCTCTTACTGA